From the genome of Sebastes fasciatus isolate fSebFas1 unplaced genomic scaffold, fSebFas1.pri Scaffold_62, whole genome shotgun sequence:
catcataataatcataataatcatcataatcataataatcatcataataataataatcataataataatcataataataatcatcataataataataatcataataatcatcataataataataataataatcataatcataatcataataataatcataataatagtaCTAGTGAGTAGATGAAGAGGGTATACACTATAGCTgtttacagatatatatatatatatatatttacatctACCACAGAACCAGATGTTACCAGATGTTACCAGATGTTATGTCTGTATTTTAACTAGTTAATTATTTGATGACCCTTACTCTTCCTGTTATACATGTTGTAGCAGTGTTGctatgacaacaacaacaaggtgaGGAATAAAGGGTGTAAAGCGTGAGAGTGAGGTCACCTGACTCCGATGAGGAGGGCGATCAGCATGGAGCAGATGGGGTCGGCGATCATCAGGTCGTATCTCTGCATCAGCAGAGCGGAGATGATCACGCCGACACTGCCAAGAGTGTCAGCGATGATGTGTAGCAGGactcctgcaacacacacacatacacacatcatacatcatacatcatacatcataTGTACAcattatctatatatctatatccaTCTATATCCATCCATATATCTCCATGTGATGTCTCTAATGTGACCTGAAGACAGGCGGTGAACTCTTCCTGGTTGTAGAGCAGCTCTATGAAGAACTGACATCTAGTGTTTTAAATgactttatgatttattacatattggtcctttaaccTTCCTGACAGATCATCAATCAGATCATCCTTCAGATCATTCAGAGAGTTCTAATCTGGAGCTCCATGGTCCTCAGAGGACGTCTGTGACGGAGTGTGAGCACCGCCCGGTGGacactgctgctctctgctcacAGACTACACACCACCAATCACCAGGAGACATAACtatgtatacatactgtatacacatatgtatacatatatacatatgtatacatgtatatatactggaaaaacaaagttagtaaacttgtgtttggtggattatttctctgttgtatcaatgctaatggtcattgtattctacatggttggaaagcctgtttatttaccttcacaatgatgtcacacttgtaaggatcatgcatttgtgggatgagcagcacagcggattatgtggggagcgcccaagaacaatgttccaaaatgttctgtcaatggtaaacagtgtattctcataaggctaccaggaagcctgcaatgactgcccttcaccgtcaggcccgttggcgctggtgtctccaacacagacaatggaacctgaacatgtgggggaatgtcatgttcagtgatgagtccaggttctgtctgccaaagttggacggcaggtgaaagtatggagacgacgtggagaacgctatgctgattgttgaaccgatggagtaacagcttctggtgggggcagtgtcatggtgtggggggggggcatctccctcactggcaaaacaaggcttgtcatcattgaaggccatctcaatgcagggagatatcaggatgagattctgcagccagtggtgatcccatatctccacaatctgggacctaacttcatcctccaagaaacaacgcccccccccccacagagccagggttatcacagactacctccacaatgtgggaggagagagaatggaacggcctgtcaagagtccacacctcaacccaactcaacatgtgggatcagcttgggcgtgctgtacgtgttagagtgaccaacacaaccacgctggctgacctgcaaccaatcctggttgaggaatggaacgccatcccacagcaacgtgtgaccaggttggtgaccagcatgaggaggaggtgccaggctgttgtggctgcgtatggatcttccacctctactgaggctcctgacggtggattcaatcaatcaatatgtcttgtttgttccttgttactgatagagagttcaatcatccaccaaacaactcacaacaagagtcaacaccaacaggagaatacactgtttaccatcggcaccggggctccccacataatcagctgtgctgctcatcccacaaatgcatgatccttacaagtgtgacatcattgtgaaggtaaataaacaggctttcaaccatgtagaatacaatgaccattagcattgatacaacagagaaataatccatcaaacacaagttaatAAAGAAtagattttatatataaatcagaTTTCTGTAGCCTGTAGCGTTTAGCGTGTAGCCTGTAGAGTGTAGCCTGTAGAGTGTAGAgtgtagcctgtagcctgtagcgTGTAGCCTGTAGAGTGTAGAGTGTAGCCTGTAGCGTGTAGCGTGTAGCCTGTAGAGTGTAGAGTGTAGCCTGTAGCGTGTAGCCTGTAGCGTGTAGCCTGTAGAGTGTAGAGTGTAGCCTGTAGCGTGTAGCGTGTAGCCTGTAGAGTGTAGCCTGTAGCGTGTAGCCTGTAGAGTGTAGAGTGTAGCCTGTAGCGTGTAGCCTGTAGAGTGTAGAGTGTAGCCTGTAGTGTGTAGCCTGTAGCGTGTAGCCTGTAGAGTGTAGAGTGTAGCCTGTAACGTGTAGCGTGTAGCCTGTAGAGTGTAGCCTGTAGCGTGTAGAGTGTAGCCTGTAGCGTGTAGCCTGTAGCGTGTAGCCTGTAGAgtgtagcctgtagcctgtagcgTGTAGCGTGTAGCGTGTTTAATGCTGTGGTAGAGAGGTGAATGTTCTCACCCTGCAGGATCTGCTTGCTGGAACCTTTCCCCGGAGTGTGCAGCAGCTCGTCTGCAACAACAAACACCAGATATTTAAACTGATGGCCTGATTTCAGAGAACGTGTTGATGATGAGACGGAGAACGTCATGAGTCCGTTCTGTCAGCGCACTCTCACCGTGATGGTGCGGCTCATCATGGCCGCCGTGGCTGTGTCCGTGTCCACCGTGTCCTCCGTGTCCTCCGTGACTGTGTCCATGACCGTCATGTCCATCATGACTGTGTCCGTGTTTGTTCTGGTGGTCGTGTCCTCCGTGTCCTCCGTGATTCACACTGCCGTTAAACAGAGAGTGGCTGTGACCGTGACCTGAGAGAAAAACGGGTAGAGAGTGAGGTTCTACTGAAGAGCGGTGAGGTTCTACGTGGTTGCAGTGAGGTTCTACGTGGTTGCAGTGAGGTTCTACGTGGTTGCAGTGAGGTTCTACGTGGTTGCACTGAGGTTCTACGTGGTTGCAGTGAGGTTCTACTTGGTTGCAGTGAGGTTCTACGTGGTTGCAGTGAGGTTCTACATGGTTGCAGTGAGGTTCTATGTGGTTGCAGTGAGGTTCTACGTGGCTGCAGTGAGTTTCTACATGGCTGCAGTGAGGTTCTACATGGTTGCAGTGAGGTTCTACATGGTTGCAGTGAGGTTCTACTTGGTTGCAGTGAGGTTCTACTTGGTTGCAGTGAGGTTCTACTTGGTTGCAGTGAGGTTCTACGTGGTTGCAGTGAGGTTCTACATGGTTGCAGTGAGGTTCTATGTGGTTGCAGTGAGTTTCTACATGGTTGCAGTGAGTTTCTACATGGCTGCAGGGAGGTTGTATGTGGTTGCAGTGAGGTTCTATGTGGTTGCAGTGAGGTTCTATGTGGTTGCAGTGAAGTTCTACATGGTTGCAGAGAGGTTCTACGTGGTTGCAGTGAGGTTCTACATGGTTGCAGTGAGGTTCTACGTGGTTGCAGTGAGGTTCTACGTGGTTGCAGTGAGGTTCTACGTGGTTGCAGTGAGGTTCTACGTGGTTGCAGTGAGGTTCTACGTGGTTGCAGTGAGGTTCCACGTGGTTGCGGAGAGGTTCTACATGGTTGCAGTGAGGTTCTACGTGGTTGCAGTGAGGTTCTACGTGGTTGCAGTGAGGTTCTACGTGGTTGCACTGAGGTTCTACGTGGTTGCAGTGAGGTTCTACTTGGTTGCAGTGAGGTTCTACGTGGTTGCAGTGAGGTTCTACATGGTTGCAGTGAGGTTCTATGTGGTTGCAGTGAGGTTCTACGTGGCTGCAGTGAGTTTCTACATGGCTGCAGTGAGGTTCTACATGGTTGCAGTGAGGTTCTACATGGTTGCAGTGAGGTTCTACTTGGTTGCAGTGAGGTTCTACTTGGTTGCAGTGAGGTTCTACGTGGTTGCAGTGAGGTTCTACATGGTTGCAGTGAGGTTCTATGTGGTTGCAGTGAGTTTCTACATGGTTGCAGTGAGTTTCTACATGGCTGCAGGGAGGTTGTATGTGGTTGCAGTGAGGTTCTATGTGGTTGCAGTGAGGTTCTATGTGGTTGCAGTGAAGTTCTACATGGTTGCAGTGAGGTTCTACGTGGTTGCAGTGAGGTTCTACATGGTTGCAGTGAGGTTCTACGTGGTTGCAGTGAGGTTCTACGTAGTTGCAGTGAGGTTCTACGTGGTTGCAGTGAGGTTCTACGTGGTTGCAGTGAGGTTCTATGTGGTTGCAGTGAGGTTCCACGTGGTTGCGGAGAGGTTCTACATGGTTGCAGTGAGGTTCTACATGGTTGCAGTGAGGTTCCACGTGgttgcagtgaggttgcagTGAGGTTCTACATGGTTGCAGTGAGGTTCTACGTGGTTGCAGTGAGGTTCTATGTGGTTGCAGTGAGGTTCTATGTGGCTGCAGTGAGGTTCCACGTGGTTGCAGTGAGGTTCTATGTGGTTGCAGTGAGGTTCTATGTAGTTGCAGTGAGGTTCTATGTGGTTGCAGTGAGGTTCTACATGGTTGCGGAGAGGTTCTACGTGGTTGCAGTGAGGTTCTACATGGTTGCAGAGACGTTCTACATGgttgcagtgaggttgcagTGAGGTTCTACATGGTTGCAGTGAGGTTCTATGTGGTTGCAGTGAGGTTCTATGTGGTTGCAGTGAGGTTCTATGTGGTTGCAGTGAGGTTCTATGTGGTTGCAGTGAGGTTCCACGTGGTTGCAGTGAGGTTCCACGTGGTTGCAGTGAGGTTCTATGTAGTTGCAGTGAGGTTCTATGTGGTTGCAGTGAGGTTCTACATGGTTGCAGTGAGGTTCCACGTGGTTGCAGTGAGGTTCTACGTGGTTGCAGTGAGGTTCTACGTGGTTGCAGTGAGGTTCTACGTGGTTGCAGTGATGTTCTACGTGGCTGCAGTGAGGTTCTACGTGGTTGCAGTGATGTTTCACAGATCTCGGTTCTACTCAGTGATGTTCTAGACGTTCTGCAGGTATTACCTTCCTCTCCATGAGAGTGTCCGTGGCCTCCGTGCTGGAACACAAAGATCCCGACCAGGTTGACCAGCAGACCGGCTATAGAGACGGGAAGGAGACGGTCGTGGTGAACGTCAGGAGGCTCCAGAGctctctgagagacagacaggttcacacagagagacagacaggttcacacagagagacagacaggttcatactgtatatagtgtgtgcgtgtgtgtgtgtgtgtagtgtgtagtgtgtagtgtgtgtgtagtgtagtgtgttaCCTCGACTCCCTCAGAGAAGATGAAGAACGCTGTGAAGATGAGGAAGAGTCCGTTGACGAAGCCGGCCAGAACTTCTGCTCTGACATACCTGAAACACACTGAGGTCAGACCCGACTAACAGAGCACAGATCACCACTTTCAGACCTGACTAAGAGAGCACAGATCATCATAAATCAGACCTGATTAACAGAGCACAGATCACCACTTTCAGACCTGATTAACAGAGCACAGATCACCACTTTCATACCTGATTAACAGAGCACAGATCACCACTTTCAGACCCGACTAACAGAGCACAGATCACTATTTTCAGACCTGACTAACAGAGCACAGATCACCACTGTCAGACCCGACTAACAGAGCACAGATCACTATTTTCAGACCTGACTAACAGAGCACAGATCACCACTTTCAGACCTGACTAAGAGAGCACAGATCATCATAAATCAGACCTGACTaacagagcacagagagagTATCTCACCCGTAGGAGAAGCTGTCGTTGGATCTCCACCTGGAGATGACGGAGGCTGCCAGACCTGCCAGCAGAGCGGTGCAGTCAAAGAACATGTGGAAGGAGTCTGAGATCAGACCTAAACTGAAGaggaaacacacaacacaacacaacacacacgtcAAACACGCCGACAAAACACACACGTCAAACACGCCGACAAAACACACACGTCATACACACACGTCAAACACGCACgtcatacacacaacacacaacacacacgtcAAACACGCCGACAAAACACACACgtcatacacacaacacacacgtcAAACACGCCGACAAAACACACACgtcatacacacaacacacacgtcAAACACGCCGACAAAACACACACGTCATACACACAAGTCAAACACAccgacaaaacacacacaagtcatacacacaacacacaacacacacgtcAAACACGCCGACAAAACACACAcgtcatacacacacaacacacacgtcatacacacaacacacaacacacacgtcAAACACGCCGACAAAACACACACgtcatacacacaacacacacgtcAAACACGCCGACAAAACACACACgtcatacacacaacacacacgtcAAACACGCCGACAAAACACACACGTCATACACACACGTCAAACACGCACgtcatacacacaacacacaacacacacgtcAAACACGccgacaaaacacacacacgtcatacacacaacacacacgtcAAACACGCCGACAAAACACACACgtcatacacacaacacacacgtcAAACACGCCGACAAAACACACACgtcatacacacaacacacaacacacacgtcAAACACGCCGACAAAACACACACgtcatacacacaacacacaacacacacgtcAAACACGCCGACAAAACACACACgtcatacacacaacacacaacacacacgtcAAACACGCCGACAAAACACACACGTCATACACACAAGTCAAACACGCCGACAAAACACACACGTCATACACACAAgtcatacacacaacacacaacacacgtcatacacacaacacacaacacacacgtcAAACACGCCGACAAAACACACACgtcatacacacaacacacacgtcAAACACGCCGACAAAACACGCACGTCAAACACGCACGTCAAACACGCCGACAAAACACACACGTCATACACGCACgtcatacacacaacacacaacacacacgtcAAACACGCCGACAAAACACGCACGTCATACACGCACgtcatacacacaacacacaacacacacgtcAAACACGCCGACAAAACACGCACGTCAAACCACACACATCAAATATTAAGGGTTGTCTGATTGATCGATCATCGATTATTATCGGCTCATATTCGTTCTAAGTAGTTTGACTGGTGCTCTCTATTAAGGTCGATCACATGCTactgtagctaacgttagcctaccaTTAGAGGTAGCAAACGTTAGCCTACCATTAGAGGTAGCAAACGTTAGCCTACCATTAgaggtagctaacgttagcctaccaTTAGAGGTAGCAAACGTTAGCCTACCATTAgaggtagctaacgttagcctagcATTAtaggtagctaacgttagcctaccaTTAGAGGTAGCAAACGTTAGCCTATCATTAGAGGTTAGCCTACCATTAGAGGTAGCAAACGTTAGCCTACCATTAgaggtagctaacgttagcctaccaTTAGAGGTTAGCCTACCATTAGAGGTTAGCCTACCATTAGAGGTTAGCCTACCATTAGAGGTAGCAAACGTTAGCCTACCATTAGAGGTAGCAAACGTTAGCCTACCATTAgaggtagctaacgttagcctaccaTTAGAGGTAGCTAACGTTAACCTATCATTAGAGGTTAGCCTACCATTAgaggtagctaacgttagcctaccattagaggtagttaacgttagcctaACATTAGAGGTAGTTAATGTTAGCCTAGCATTAgaggtagctaacgttagcctaccaTTAAAAGTTAGCCTAGCATTAGaggtagctaatgttagcctagCATTAGAGGTAGTTAATGTTAGCCTACCATTAGcggtagctaacgttagcctaccgTTAGAGGTAAGCCTACCATTAGCggtagctaatgttagcctaccattagaggtagctaacgttagcctaccaTTAGAGGTTAGCCTAGCATTAGaggtagttaacgttagcctagcattagcagtagctaacgttagcctaccaTTAGAGGTAAGCCTACCATTAGcggtagctaacgttagcctaccattagaggtagttaacgttagcctacCATTAGAGGTTAGCCTAGCATTAGaggtagttaacgttagcctaGCATTAGcggtagctaacgttagcctaccaTTAGAGGTTAGCCTAGCATTAGaggtagttaacgttagcctaGCATTAGAGGTAGTTAATGTTAGCCTAGCATTAGAGGTAGTTAATGTTAGCCTAGCATTAgaggtagctaacgttagcctagcATTAGAGGTAGCTAATGTTACCCTAGCATTAgaggtagctaacgttagcctaccattagaggtagctaacgttagcctaccattagaggtagctaacattagcctacCATTAGAGGTTAGCCTACCATTAGAGGTTAGCCTACCATTAGAGGTAGCAAACGTTAGCCTACCATTAgaggtagctaacgttagcctaccaTTAGAGGTTAGCCTACCATTAGAGGTTAGCCTACCATTAGAGGTTAGCCTACCATTAGAGGTAGCAAACGTTAGCCTACCATTAGAGGTAGCAAACGTTAGCCTACCATTAgaggtagctaacgttagcctaccaTTAGAGGTAGCTAACGTTAACCTATCATTAGAGGTTAGCCTACCATTAgaggtagctaacgttagcatacCATTAGaggtagttaacgttagcctaGCATTAGAGGTAGTTAATGTTAGCCTAGCATTAgaggtagctaacgttagcctaccaTTAAAAGTTAGCCTAGCATTAGaggtagctaatgttagcctagCATTAGAGGTAGTTAATGTTAGCCTACCATTAGcggtagctaacgttagcctaccgTTAGAGGTAAGCCTACCATTAGCggtagctaatgttagcctaccattagaggtagctaacgttagcctaccaTTAGAGGTTAGCCTAGCATTAGaggtagttaacgttagcctagcattagcagtagctaacgttagcctaccaTTAGAGGTAAGCCTACCATTAGcggtagctaacgttagcctaccattagaggtagttaacgttagcctacCATTAGAGGTTAGCCTAGCATTAGaggtagttaacgttagcctaGCATTAGAGGTAGTTAATGTTAGCCTAGCATTAGAGGTAGTTAATGTTAGCCTAGCATTAgaggtagctaacgttagcctagcATTAGAGGTAGCTAATGTTACCCTAGCATTAgaggtagctaacgttagcctaccattagaggtagctaacgttagcctaccaTTAGAGGTAGCAAACGTTAGCCTACCATTAGAGgtagctaacattagcctaccattagaggttagcctaccattagaggttagcctaccattagaggttagcctaccattagaggtagctaacattagcctacc
Proteins encoded in this window:
- the slc30a7 gene encoding zinc transporter 7, giving the protein MLPLSVKDDEYKPAKFNLLLKLSGWFRAILSDKTSRNLFFFLLLNLSFAFVELSYGVWSNSLGLISDSFHMFFDCTALLAGLAASVISRWRSNDSFSYGYVRAEVLAGFVNGLFLIFTAFFIFSEGVERALEPPDVHHDRLLPVSIAGLLVNLVGIFVFQHGGHGHSHGEEGHGHSHSLFNGSVNHGGHGGHDHQNKHGHSHDGHDGHGHSHGGHGGHGGHGHSHGGHDEPHHHDELLHTPGKGSSKQILQGVLLHIIADTLGSVGVIISALLMQRYDLMIADPICSMLIALLIGVSVVPLLRESIGILMQRTPPSLDLALPECYQRVQQLQGVYNLQEPHFWTLCTDVYIGTLKLLVAPDADPRWILSQTHHIFTQAGVRQLYVQIDKAAM